In Zingiber officinale cultivar Zhangliang chromosome 1A, Zo_v1.1, whole genome shotgun sequence, a genomic segment contains:
- the LOC122014365 gene encoding cysteine-rich receptor-like protein kinase 10 isoform X2 — protein MSPSADRHFLLLLLLLLFSCPSLIAGQLLYNICGTTGNFTDNSTYQANLNRLLSTLSLNASTSGFTTTTVGQVPNLAIGLALCRGDVNATECRGCLDTASQDSQQLCPFNRGAILWYDFCFLRFSNQQFLGSTSNDPEIFMHNVANVSSPQRFTRLLNLLLNSTLNNATGSDRRFATGQVSNYTAASPTVYGLVQCLPYLSASQCQQCVFGLFNPLPTYLEGMLGGRVLGTLCTMRYEIYSFFEGAPTLRLTVPLENATSPAAPPAAAPPLAVPASGQGKKNVTGTVLAIAIPSVTAISLIFLICICYWRRRKPAPQYETEAEKIMSVESILFDLSTLQVATAFFSEDNKLGEGGFGAVYKGFLPNGQEIAVKKLLNAGQGLAELKNELVLVAKLQHRNLVKLLGVCLEEEKMLIYEYVPNRSLDLYLYGNHQFVHSYEMQVAALQINHSNTVNVDPARGKELPWGTRYKIINGIAQGLLYLHEESQIKIIHRDLKASNILLDAEMNPKISDFGLAKLFDGDQTQGTTNRVIGTFGYMAPEYAMHGKFSMKSDVFSFGVLVLEVLTGRKNSGSYDSETAEDLLSFAWEKWSGGAALEIVDPVLGDEYRGSDVLRCLQIGLLCVQENPSDRPSMITVDLMLSSETVSVQTPSKPAFCGAKSFKDVPVSDSSALPVGALEKSGTRSVAMSPNEVSISELEPR, from the exons ATGTCTCCTTCCGCCGACCGccacttcctcctcctcctcctcctcctcctcttctcttgtcCGAGTCTAATCGCTGGCCAACTATTGTACAACATCTGCGGCACCACCGGCAACTTCACCGACAACAGTACCTACCAAGCCAACCTCAATCGCCTCCTATCCACCCTCTCCCTCAACGCCTCCACCTCCGGGTTCACCACCACCACCGTCGGTCAAGTCCCCAACCTCGCGATCGGTTTGGCGCTCTGTCGCGGCGACGTCAACGCCACGGAGTGCCGCGGGTGCCTCGACACGGCGTCGCAGGATTCGCAGCAGCTCTGCCCCTTCAACAGGGGGGCCATCCTCTGGTATGACTTCTGCTTCCTCCGCTTCTCCAACCAGCAATTCCTCGGCTCCACCAGCAACGACCCGGAAATCTTCATGCACAACGTCGCCAACGTCAGTAGTCCACAACGTTTCACTCGCCTCCTCAATCTTTTACTCAATTCGACCCTCAACAACGCAACCGGGTCGGACAGGCGGTTCGCCACGGGTCAGGTGAGCAACTACACGGCGGCAAGCCCGACGGTGTACGGGCTGGTGCAGTGTTTGCCGTACTTGTCGGCGTCTCAGTGCCAGCAGTGCGTGTTCGGTCTGTTCAACCCGCTTCCGACGTACCTGGAAGGGATGCTGGGAGGACGGGTCCTCGGAACATTATGCACCATGAGGTACGAGATCTATTCCTTCTTCGAGGGCGCACCCACCTTGAGGCTCACGGTCCCGCTGGAAAACGCCACGAGTCCCGCCGCGCCGCCTGCTGCAGCACCTCCGCTCGCTGTCCCCGCCTCCGGACAAG GGAAAAAGAATGTCACCGGAACTGTTCTAGCGATTGCAATACCATCGGTGACTGCGATATCTCTCATCTTCTTAATTTGCATTTGCTACTGGAGGAGGAGGAAGCCGGCACCCCAAT ATGAAACTGAAGCAGAGAAAATCATGAGTGTCGAATCGATATTGTTCGATCTCTCCACACTACAAGTCGCGACAGCCTTCTTCTCTGAAGATAACAAACTGGGCGAAGGCGGATTCGGAGCAGTTTACAAG GGATTTCTTCCAAATGGACAGGAAATAGCAGTAAAGAAACTACTGAATGCGGGTCAGGGACTTGCAGAGCTGAAGAATGAACTAGTTTTGGTCGCGAAGCTTCAACACCGGAATCTTGTGAAACTTCTCGGAGTTtgcttggaggaggagaagatgcTCATCTACGAATATGTTCCTAATCGAAGTCTCGATTTATACCTTTATGGTAATCATCAATTTGTCCATTCTTATGAAATGCAAGTCGCAGCACTGCAAATTAATCATTCGAACACTGTCAACGTAGATCCTGCGAGGGGTAAGGAATTACCTTGGGGAACGAGATACAAGATCATCAATGGAATCGCTCAAGGCTTGCTTTACCTCCACGAAGAGTCCCAGATAAAGATCATACATAGGGATCTGAAAGCCAGCAATATTTTGCTAGATGCAGAGATGAACCCCAAAATCTCAGATTTCGGCCTAGCCAAACTCTTCGACGGCGACCAGACTCAAGGCACCACCAACCGAGTCATCGGAACTTT TGGATACATGGCACCGGAGTATGCAATGCATGGTAAATTCTCGATGAAGTCAGACGTGTTCAGCTTCGGCGTTCTGGTTTTGGAGGTTTTGACGGGGAGAAAAAACAGCGGAAGCTATGATTCTGAGACCGCAGAAGATCTTCTAAGCTTC GCGTGGGAGAAGTGGAGTGGAGGAGCTGCGTTGGAGATTGTAGACCCAGTTCTGGGCGACGAGTACCGAGGCAGCGACGTGCTCCGATGCCTCCAGATTGGGTTGCTGTGCGTGCAGGAGAATCCATCGGATCGGCCCAGCATGATAACGGTGGACCTGATGCTGAGCTCTGAAACGGTGTCCGTCCAAACTCCTTCCAAGCCTGCGTTTTGCGGCGCCAAGAGCTTCAAGGACGTGCCGGTATCCGACAGCTCCGCTTTACCGGTCGGTGCGCTGGAGAAGAGCGGCACTCGATCCGTGGCCATGTCGCCCAACGAGGTGTCCATTTCAGAACTGGAACCCAGATGA
- the LOC122014365 gene encoding cysteine-rich receptor-like protein kinase 10 isoform X1 has product MSPSADRHFLLLLLLLLFSCPSLIAGQLLYNICGTTGNFTDNSTYQANLNRLLSTLSLNASTSGFTTTTVGQVPNLAIGLALCRGDVNATECRGCLDTASQDSQQLCPFNRGAILWYDFCFLRFSNQQFLGSTSNDPEIFMHNVANVSSPQRFTRLLNLLLNSTLNNATGSDRRFATGQVSNYTAASPTVYGLVQCLPYLSASQCQQCVFGLFNPLPTYLEGMLGGRVLGTLCTMRYEIYSFFEGAPTLRLTVPLENATSPAAPPAAAPPLAVPASGQAAGKKNVTGTVLAIAIPSVTAISLIFLICICYWRRRKPAPQYETEAEKIMSVESILFDLSTLQVATAFFSEDNKLGEGGFGAVYKGFLPNGQEIAVKKLLNAGQGLAELKNELVLVAKLQHRNLVKLLGVCLEEEKMLIYEYVPNRSLDLYLYGNHQFVHSYEMQVAALQINHSNTVNVDPARGKELPWGTRYKIINGIAQGLLYLHEESQIKIIHRDLKASNILLDAEMNPKISDFGLAKLFDGDQTQGTTNRVIGTFGYMAPEYAMHGKFSMKSDVFSFGVLVLEVLTGRKNSGSYDSETAEDLLSFAWEKWSGGAALEIVDPVLGDEYRGSDVLRCLQIGLLCVQENPSDRPSMITVDLMLSSETVSVQTPSKPAFCGAKSFKDVPVSDSSALPVGALEKSGTRSVAMSPNEVSISELEPR; this is encoded by the exons ATGTCTCCTTCCGCCGACCGccacttcctcctcctcctcctcctcctcctcttctcttgtcCGAGTCTAATCGCTGGCCAACTATTGTACAACATCTGCGGCACCACCGGCAACTTCACCGACAACAGTACCTACCAAGCCAACCTCAATCGCCTCCTATCCACCCTCTCCCTCAACGCCTCCACCTCCGGGTTCACCACCACCACCGTCGGTCAAGTCCCCAACCTCGCGATCGGTTTGGCGCTCTGTCGCGGCGACGTCAACGCCACGGAGTGCCGCGGGTGCCTCGACACGGCGTCGCAGGATTCGCAGCAGCTCTGCCCCTTCAACAGGGGGGCCATCCTCTGGTATGACTTCTGCTTCCTCCGCTTCTCCAACCAGCAATTCCTCGGCTCCACCAGCAACGACCCGGAAATCTTCATGCACAACGTCGCCAACGTCAGTAGTCCACAACGTTTCACTCGCCTCCTCAATCTTTTACTCAATTCGACCCTCAACAACGCAACCGGGTCGGACAGGCGGTTCGCCACGGGTCAGGTGAGCAACTACACGGCGGCAAGCCCGACGGTGTACGGGCTGGTGCAGTGTTTGCCGTACTTGTCGGCGTCTCAGTGCCAGCAGTGCGTGTTCGGTCTGTTCAACCCGCTTCCGACGTACCTGGAAGGGATGCTGGGAGGACGGGTCCTCGGAACATTATGCACCATGAGGTACGAGATCTATTCCTTCTTCGAGGGCGCACCCACCTTGAGGCTCACGGTCCCGCTGGAAAACGCCACGAGTCCCGCCGCGCCGCCTGCTGCAGCACCTCCGCTCGCTGTCCCCGCCTCCGGACAAG CTGCAGGGAAAAAGAATGTCACCGGAACTGTTCTAGCGATTGCAATACCATCGGTGACTGCGATATCTCTCATCTTCTTAATTTGCATTTGCTACTGGAGGAGGAGGAAGCCGGCACCCCAAT ATGAAACTGAAGCAGAGAAAATCATGAGTGTCGAATCGATATTGTTCGATCTCTCCACACTACAAGTCGCGACAGCCTTCTTCTCTGAAGATAACAAACTGGGCGAAGGCGGATTCGGAGCAGTTTACAAG GGATTTCTTCCAAATGGACAGGAAATAGCAGTAAAGAAACTACTGAATGCGGGTCAGGGACTTGCAGAGCTGAAGAATGAACTAGTTTTGGTCGCGAAGCTTCAACACCGGAATCTTGTGAAACTTCTCGGAGTTtgcttggaggaggagaagatgcTCATCTACGAATATGTTCCTAATCGAAGTCTCGATTTATACCTTTATGGTAATCATCAATTTGTCCATTCTTATGAAATGCAAGTCGCAGCACTGCAAATTAATCATTCGAACACTGTCAACGTAGATCCTGCGAGGGGTAAGGAATTACCTTGGGGAACGAGATACAAGATCATCAATGGAATCGCTCAAGGCTTGCTTTACCTCCACGAAGAGTCCCAGATAAAGATCATACATAGGGATCTGAAAGCCAGCAATATTTTGCTAGATGCAGAGATGAACCCCAAAATCTCAGATTTCGGCCTAGCCAAACTCTTCGACGGCGACCAGACTCAAGGCACCACCAACCGAGTCATCGGAACTTT TGGATACATGGCACCGGAGTATGCAATGCATGGTAAATTCTCGATGAAGTCAGACGTGTTCAGCTTCGGCGTTCTGGTTTTGGAGGTTTTGACGGGGAGAAAAAACAGCGGAAGCTATGATTCTGAGACCGCAGAAGATCTTCTAAGCTTC GCGTGGGAGAAGTGGAGTGGAGGAGCTGCGTTGGAGATTGTAGACCCAGTTCTGGGCGACGAGTACCGAGGCAGCGACGTGCTCCGATGCCTCCAGATTGGGTTGCTGTGCGTGCAGGAGAATCCATCGGATCGGCCCAGCATGATAACGGTGGACCTGATGCTGAGCTCTGAAACGGTGTCCGTCCAAACTCCTTCCAAGCCTGCGTTTTGCGGCGCCAAGAGCTTCAAGGACGTGCCGGTATCCGACAGCTCCGCTTTACCGGTCGGTGCGCTGGAGAAGAGCGGCACTCGATCCGTGGCCATGTCGCCCAACGAGGTGTCCATTTCAGAACTGGAACCCAGATGA
- the LOC122014413 gene encoding cysteine-rich repeat secretory protein 38-like, whose translation MTMTPSAYHFLFFFLLFSSPSLIAGQLLYNVCGTTGNFTANSTYQTNLHRVLSYLSHNGSTSGFATTTFGQIPDLVIGLALCRGDVKTTECRACLNTATQDAQQVCPFNRASMVWYDFCFLRFSNVEFLGSTSNDPELLLGNTAYVSNPQRFDRLLNLLLNATLDRAARSDKRFATGVVRKFTEENPTVYGLVQCLPSLSESQCRQCVRGLYDPLPSFLQGRQGGRVLGVTCTMRYEIYSFFEGSPKVKLTVPLENGTPPPPPPPPPPPAVPSP comes from the coding sequence ATGACAATGACTCCTTCAGCctaccacttcctcttcttcttcctcctcttctcttctccgaGTCTCATCGCCGGCCAACTGTTGTACAACGTCTGCGGCACCACCGGCAATTTCACCGCTAACAGCACCTACCAAACCAACCTCCATCGCGTCCTATCCTACCTCTCCCACAACGGCTCCACCTCCGGGTTCGCCACCACCACCTTCGGCCAAATTCCCGACCTCGTGATCGGCCTGGCGCTCTGCCGCGGCGACGTCAAGACCACCGAGTGCCGCGCGTGCCTGAACACCGCGACGCAGGACGCGCAGCAGGTCTGCCCCTTCAACAGGGCGTCCATGGTCTGGTATGACTTCTGCTTCCTCCGCTTCTCCAACGTGGAATTCCTCGGCTCCACCAGCAACGACCCGGAACTCCTCTTGGGCAACACCGCCTACGTCAGCAACCCACAACGCTTCGATCGCCTCCTCAATCTTTTACTCAACGCGACCCTCGACAGAGCAGCCAGATCGGACAAACGGTTCGCGACGGGCGTGGTGAGAAAATTCACGGAGGAGAACCCGACGGTGTACGGGCTGGTGCAGTGCTTACCAAGCTTGTCGGAGTCTCAATGCCGGCAGTGCGTGCGCGGTCTGTACGACCCGCTGCCGTCGTTCCTACAGGGGAGGCAGGGGGGAAGGGTCCTCGGCGTGACATGCACCATGAGGTACGAGATCTATTCCTTCTTCGAGGGCTCGCCCAAGGTTAAACTCACAGTCCCGCTGGAAAACGGCACTCCGCCTCCTCCGCCGCCTCCGCCACCTCCGCCTGCCGTCCCCTCCCCCTGA
- the LOC122014365 gene encoding putative receptor-like protein kinase At4g00960 isoform X4: MSPSADRHFLLLLLLLLFSCPSLIAGQLLYNICGTTGNFTDNSTYQANLNRLLSTLSLNASTSGFTTTTVGQVPNLAIGLALCRGDVNATECRGCLDTASQDSQQLCPFNRGAILWYDFCFLRFSNQQFLGSTSNDPEIFMHNVANVSSPQRFTRLLNLLLNSTLNNATGSDRRFATGQVSNYTAASPTVYGLVQCLPYLSASQCQQCVFGLFNPLPTYLEGMLGGRVLGTLCTMRYEIYSFFEGAPTLRLTVPLENATSPAAPPAAAPPLAVPASGQGKKNVTGTVLAIAIPSVTAISLIFLICICYWRRRKPAPQYETEAEKIMSVESILFDLSTLQVATAFFSEDNKLGEGGFGAVYKGFLPNGQEIAVKKLLNAGQGLAELKNELVLVAKLQHRNLVKLLGVCLEEEKMLIYEYVPNRSLDLYLYDPARGKELPWGTRYKIINGIAQGLLYLHEESQIKIIHRDLKASNILLDAEMNPKISDFGLAKLFDGDQTQGTTNRVIGTFGYMAPEYAMHGKFSMKSDVFSFGVLVLEVLTGRKNSGSYDSETAEDLLSFAWEKWSGGAALEIVDPVLGDEYRGSDVLRCLQIGLLCVQENPSDRPSMITVDLMLSSETVSVQTPSKPAFCGAKSFKDVPVSDSSALPVGALEKSGTRSVAMSPNEVSISELEPR; encoded by the exons ATGTCTCCTTCCGCCGACCGccacttcctcctcctcctcctcctcctcctcttctcttgtcCGAGTCTAATCGCTGGCCAACTATTGTACAACATCTGCGGCACCACCGGCAACTTCACCGACAACAGTACCTACCAAGCCAACCTCAATCGCCTCCTATCCACCCTCTCCCTCAACGCCTCCACCTCCGGGTTCACCACCACCACCGTCGGTCAAGTCCCCAACCTCGCGATCGGTTTGGCGCTCTGTCGCGGCGACGTCAACGCCACGGAGTGCCGCGGGTGCCTCGACACGGCGTCGCAGGATTCGCAGCAGCTCTGCCCCTTCAACAGGGGGGCCATCCTCTGGTATGACTTCTGCTTCCTCCGCTTCTCCAACCAGCAATTCCTCGGCTCCACCAGCAACGACCCGGAAATCTTCATGCACAACGTCGCCAACGTCAGTAGTCCACAACGTTTCACTCGCCTCCTCAATCTTTTACTCAATTCGACCCTCAACAACGCAACCGGGTCGGACAGGCGGTTCGCCACGGGTCAGGTGAGCAACTACACGGCGGCAAGCCCGACGGTGTACGGGCTGGTGCAGTGTTTGCCGTACTTGTCGGCGTCTCAGTGCCAGCAGTGCGTGTTCGGTCTGTTCAACCCGCTTCCGACGTACCTGGAAGGGATGCTGGGAGGACGGGTCCTCGGAACATTATGCACCATGAGGTACGAGATCTATTCCTTCTTCGAGGGCGCACCCACCTTGAGGCTCACGGTCCCGCTGGAAAACGCCACGAGTCCCGCCGCGCCGCCTGCTGCAGCACCTCCGCTCGCTGTCCCCGCCTCCGGACAAG GGAAAAAGAATGTCACCGGAACTGTTCTAGCGATTGCAATACCATCGGTGACTGCGATATCTCTCATCTTCTTAATTTGCATTTGCTACTGGAGGAGGAGGAAGCCGGCACCCCAAT ATGAAACTGAAGCAGAGAAAATCATGAGTGTCGAATCGATATTGTTCGATCTCTCCACACTACAAGTCGCGACAGCCTTCTTCTCTGAAGATAACAAACTGGGCGAAGGCGGATTCGGAGCAGTTTACAAG GGATTTCTTCCAAATGGACAGGAAATAGCAGTAAAGAAACTACTGAATGCGGGTCAGGGACTTGCAGAGCTGAAGAATGAACTAGTTTTGGTCGCGAAGCTTCAACACCGGAATCTTGTGAAACTTCTCGGAGTTtgcttggaggaggagaagatgcTCATCTACGAATATGTTCCTAATCGAAGTCTCGATTTATACCTTTATG ATCCTGCGAGGGGTAAGGAATTACCTTGGGGAACGAGATACAAGATCATCAATGGAATCGCTCAAGGCTTGCTTTACCTCCACGAAGAGTCCCAGATAAAGATCATACATAGGGATCTGAAAGCCAGCAATATTTTGCTAGATGCAGAGATGAACCCCAAAATCTCAGATTTCGGCCTAGCCAAACTCTTCGACGGCGACCAGACTCAAGGCACCACCAACCGAGTCATCGGAACTTT TGGATACATGGCACCGGAGTATGCAATGCATGGTAAATTCTCGATGAAGTCAGACGTGTTCAGCTTCGGCGTTCTGGTTTTGGAGGTTTTGACGGGGAGAAAAAACAGCGGAAGCTATGATTCTGAGACCGCAGAAGATCTTCTAAGCTTC GCGTGGGAGAAGTGGAGTGGAGGAGCTGCGTTGGAGATTGTAGACCCAGTTCTGGGCGACGAGTACCGAGGCAGCGACGTGCTCCGATGCCTCCAGATTGGGTTGCTGTGCGTGCAGGAGAATCCATCGGATCGGCCCAGCATGATAACGGTGGACCTGATGCTGAGCTCTGAAACGGTGTCCGTCCAAACTCCTTCCAAGCCTGCGTTTTGCGGCGCCAAGAGCTTCAAGGACGTGCCGGTATCCGACAGCTCCGCTTTACCGGTCGGTGCGCTGGAGAAGAGCGGCACTCGATCCGTGGCCATGTCGCCCAACGAGGTGTCCATTTCAGAACTGGAACCCAGATGA
- the LOC122014396 gene encoding glutamate formimidoyltransferase-like, with protein MLKTMLACCKLYISESRNVHALELIEHAAKAHPEVVLINKFKDEVYNRVGYTIVSPLSHSDASPLRTAVFDMVKAAFEAIDLELHYGSHPRLGVVDHICFHPLAQATLPQVAEIAKSVACDIGKKLQAPIYLYGACHEGGRTLDSIRRKFGYFKPNSAGNQWTGSLKTEILELRPDVGPLQPPPSKGIVVVGATRWVDNYNVPVWCTDIDSVRRIASKVRERGGGLKSVQAMALSHAAGCIEVACNLLDPSITGADQVQSKVQRLAAEEGFKVGEGYFTDFSGEKITEMYLRSISFSCGRG; from the exons ATGCTAAAAACTATGCTCGCTTGCTGCAAGCTCTACATCTCTGAAAGCCGAAATGTTCATGCCCTGGAATTGATTGAGCATGCTGCCAAAGCACATCCAGAAGTCGTTCTCATCAACAAATTCAAGGATGAAGTTTACAATCGAGTTGGCTACACAATTGTTTCACCCCTCTCCCACTCAGATGCAAGTCCATTAAGGACTGCGGTGTTTGACATGGTTAAAGCAGCCTTCGAAGCTATCGATCTCGAATTGCATTATGGAAGTCATCCTCGTCTTGGAGTCGTAGACCACATCTGCTTCCATCCCTTGGCCCAAGCTACGCTTCCCCAAGTGGCTGAAATTGCAAAATCAGTGGCATGTGACATTGGCAAGAAACTCCAAG CCCCAATCTATCTATATGGAGCATGCCATGAAGGAGGAAGAACTCTTGATTCGATAAGAAGAAAATTTGGCTATTTCAAACCCAACTCGGCTGGAAATCAATGGACAGGCTCGCTGAAAACAGAGATTTTGGAGCTGCGGCCTGATGTTGGTCCCCTTCAGCCTCCACCATCCAAAGGCATTGTGGTCGTAGGAGCTACACGTTGGGTCGACAACTACAATGTCCCAGTCTGGTGCACTGATATCGACTCTGTTCGGAGAATTGCGAGCAAGGTAAGGGAACGAGGAGGTGGGCTAAAATCGGTGCAAGCTATGGCCCTATCTCATGCTGCAGGCTGCATTGAAGTCGCATGCAATCTGCTCGATCCGAGCATCACAGGGGCTGATCAAGTACAAAGTAAAGTCCAGAGACTTGCTGCGGAGGAAGGGTTCAAAGTGGGGGAAGGATATTTTACTGATTTCTCAGGAGAAAAGATTACTGAAATGTATCTtagatccatttcattttcatgtGGAAGAGGATGA
- the LOC122014365 gene encoding putative receptor-like protein kinase At4g00960 isoform X3 gives MSPSADRHFLLLLLLLLFSCPSLIAGQLLYNICGTTGNFTDNSTYQANLNRLLSTLSLNASTSGFTTTTVGQVPNLAIGLALCRGDVNATECRGCLDTASQDSQQLCPFNRGAILWYDFCFLRFSNQQFLGSTSNDPEIFMHNVANVSSPQRFTRLLNLLLNSTLNNATGSDRRFATGQVSNYTAASPTVYGLVQCLPYLSASQCQQCVFGLFNPLPTYLEGMLGGRVLGTLCTMRYEIYSFFEGAPTLRLTVPLENATSPAAPPAAAPPLAVPASGQAAGKKNVTGTVLAIAIPSVTAISLIFLICICYWRRRKPAPQYETEAEKIMSVESILFDLSTLQVATAFFSEDNKLGEGGFGAVYKGFLPNGQEIAVKKLLNAGQGLAELKNELVLVAKLQHRNLVKLLGVCLEEEKMLIYEYVPNRSLDLYLYDPARGKELPWGTRYKIINGIAQGLLYLHEESQIKIIHRDLKASNILLDAEMNPKISDFGLAKLFDGDQTQGTTNRVIGTFGYMAPEYAMHGKFSMKSDVFSFGVLVLEVLTGRKNSGSYDSETAEDLLSFAWEKWSGGAALEIVDPVLGDEYRGSDVLRCLQIGLLCVQENPSDRPSMITVDLMLSSETVSVQTPSKPAFCGAKSFKDVPVSDSSALPVGALEKSGTRSVAMSPNEVSISELEPR, from the exons ATGTCTCCTTCCGCCGACCGccacttcctcctcctcctcctcctcctcctcttctcttgtcCGAGTCTAATCGCTGGCCAACTATTGTACAACATCTGCGGCACCACCGGCAACTTCACCGACAACAGTACCTACCAAGCCAACCTCAATCGCCTCCTATCCACCCTCTCCCTCAACGCCTCCACCTCCGGGTTCACCACCACCACCGTCGGTCAAGTCCCCAACCTCGCGATCGGTTTGGCGCTCTGTCGCGGCGACGTCAACGCCACGGAGTGCCGCGGGTGCCTCGACACGGCGTCGCAGGATTCGCAGCAGCTCTGCCCCTTCAACAGGGGGGCCATCCTCTGGTATGACTTCTGCTTCCTCCGCTTCTCCAACCAGCAATTCCTCGGCTCCACCAGCAACGACCCGGAAATCTTCATGCACAACGTCGCCAACGTCAGTAGTCCACAACGTTTCACTCGCCTCCTCAATCTTTTACTCAATTCGACCCTCAACAACGCAACCGGGTCGGACAGGCGGTTCGCCACGGGTCAGGTGAGCAACTACACGGCGGCAAGCCCGACGGTGTACGGGCTGGTGCAGTGTTTGCCGTACTTGTCGGCGTCTCAGTGCCAGCAGTGCGTGTTCGGTCTGTTCAACCCGCTTCCGACGTACCTGGAAGGGATGCTGGGAGGACGGGTCCTCGGAACATTATGCACCATGAGGTACGAGATCTATTCCTTCTTCGAGGGCGCACCCACCTTGAGGCTCACGGTCCCGCTGGAAAACGCCACGAGTCCCGCCGCGCCGCCTGCTGCAGCACCTCCGCTCGCTGTCCCCGCCTCCGGACAAG CTGCAGGGAAAAAGAATGTCACCGGAACTGTTCTAGCGATTGCAATACCATCGGTGACTGCGATATCTCTCATCTTCTTAATTTGCATTTGCTACTGGAGGAGGAGGAAGCCGGCACCCCAAT ATGAAACTGAAGCAGAGAAAATCATGAGTGTCGAATCGATATTGTTCGATCTCTCCACACTACAAGTCGCGACAGCCTTCTTCTCTGAAGATAACAAACTGGGCGAAGGCGGATTCGGAGCAGTTTACAAG GGATTTCTTCCAAATGGACAGGAAATAGCAGTAAAGAAACTACTGAATGCGGGTCAGGGACTTGCAGAGCTGAAGAATGAACTAGTTTTGGTCGCGAAGCTTCAACACCGGAATCTTGTGAAACTTCTCGGAGTTtgcttggaggaggagaagatgcTCATCTACGAATATGTTCCTAATCGAAGTCTCGATTTATACCTTTATG ATCCTGCGAGGGGTAAGGAATTACCTTGGGGAACGAGATACAAGATCATCAATGGAATCGCTCAAGGCTTGCTTTACCTCCACGAAGAGTCCCAGATAAAGATCATACATAGGGATCTGAAAGCCAGCAATATTTTGCTAGATGCAGAGATGAACCCCAAAATCTCAGATTTCGGCCTAGCCAAACTCTTCGACGGCGACCAGACTCAAGGCACCACCAACCGAGTCATCGGAACTTT TGGATACATGGCACCGGAGTATGCAATGCATGGTAAATTCTCGATGAAGTCAGACGTGTTCAGCTTCGGCGTTCTGGTTTTGGAGGTTTTGACGGGGAGAAAAAACAGCGGAAGCTATGATTCTGAGACCGCAGAAGATCTTCTAAGCTTC GCGTGGGAGAAGTGGAGTGGAGGAGCTGCGTTGGAGATTGTAGACCCAGTTCTGGGCGACGAGTACCGAGGCAGCGACGTGCTCCGATGCCTCCAGATTGGGTTGCTGTGCGTGCAGGAGAATCCATCGGATCGGCCCAGCATGATAACGGTGGACCTGATGCTGAGCTCTGAAACGGTGTCCGTCCAAACTCCTTCCAAGCCTGCGTTTTGCGGCGCCAAGAGCTTCAAGGACGTGCCGGTATCCGACAGCTCCGCTTTACCGGTCGGTGCGCTGGAGAAGAGCGGCACTCGATCCGTGGCCATGTCGCCCAACGAGGTGTCCATTTCAGAACTGGAACCCAGATGA
- the LOC122039039 gene encoding cysteine-rich repeat secretory protein 38-like: protein MGSGVEGRACHILLLVSSLSFIAAQPLYNVCGTTSNFTANSTYQTNLDRVLSSLSDKASTSGFATTTFGQIPDLVIALALCRGDVKTTECRACLNTATKDAQQICPFNRAAIVWYDFCFLRFSNVEFLGSTSNDPELLLGNTAYVSNPQRFDRLLNLLLNATLDTAARSDERFATGVVSKFTEENPTVYGLVQCLPSLSASQCRQCVRGLYDPLPSFLQGRQGGRVLGVTCTMRYEIYSFFEGAPEVTLTVPLENATPPPAPPPPAVPSP from the exons ATGGGCAGTGGAGTGGAGGGGCGTG CCTGCCACATCCTCCTCCTCGTCTCTTCTCTGAGTTTCATCGCTGCCCAACCGTTGTACAACGTCTGCGGCACCACCAGCAACTTCACCGCTAACAGCACCTACCAAACCAACCTCGATCGCGTCCTATCCTCCCTCTCCGACAAGGCCTCCACCTCCGGGTTCGCCACCACCACCTTCGGCCAAATTCCCGACCTCGTGATCGCCCTGGCGCTCTGCCGCGGCGACGTCAAGACCACCGAGTGCCGCGCGTGCCTGAACACGGCGACGAAGGACGCGCAGCAGATCTGCCCCTTCAACAGGGCGGCCATCGTCTGGTATGACTTCTGCTTCCTCCGCTTCTCCAACGTGGAATTCCTCGGCTCCACCAGCAACGACCCGGAACTCCTCTTGGGCAACACCGCCTACGTCAGTAACCCGCAACGCTTCGATCGCCTCCTCAATCTTTTGCTCAACGCGACCCTCGACACAGCAGCCAGGTCGGACGAGCGGTTCGCGACGGGCGTGGTGAGCAAATTCACGGAGGAGAACCCGACGGTGTACGGGCTGGTGCAGTGCTTACCAAGCTTGTCGGCGTCTCAATGCCGGCAGTGCGTGCGCGGTCTGTACGACCCGCTGCCGTCGTTCCTGCAGGGGAGGCAGGGGGGAAGGGTCCTCGGGGTGACTTGCACCATGAGGTACGAGATCTATTCCTTCTTCGAGGGCGCACCCGAGGTGACACTCACAGTCCCGCTGGAAAACGCCACGCCGCCTCCGGCGCCACCTCCGCCCGCCGTACCCTCCCCATGA